The Streptomyces laurentii region GGATCTTGTTGCGCACGAGGGTGGGGATGTCGGCCCACGCCTTCGTGGTGACCTCACCGGCGACGTGCACGAGGCCGGTGGTGATCAGCGTCTCGACGGCGACGCGGGAGGTGGGGTCCTCCTTGAGCAGCGCGTCGAGAATGGTGTCGCTGATCTGGTCAGCGATCTTGTCGGGGTGACCCTCGGTGACGGACTCCGAGGTGAACAGACGACGGGACACAACGCTCCCTGGGGTTGCAGCGGCTGCTGGCTACTCGTTTCGCGGACCGGCAGGGGGCTGCGCCCCGCGACGTTCCAGAGGACAGTCTATCGGGCAGGCTCCGGCAAGTGGCCAGGTCCCGGGCACGCCTCGGCGTGATCTGTGCGGTATTCGCCACCGATCCTTGTGGTTTTCAGTCCATAAACCTGGACTTATGTCCGAGTTTGTTCGCCTTTACCCCGAGGGGTGAGCCGGGCACCCGTCTCACCTCTCGGACGATATTCAGCCGGACGCGCCGCGCAGCCGCGGCACCACCAGGTCCCAGACGGTCTCCGCCAGGGCTTCCTTCGGTCCGTACGGGACGGGGGTCTCAGTGCCGTCGGCGGCGAGGACCACGGCCTCGTTCTCCTCCGAGCCGAAGGTCTTGCGCTCCCCCACCTCGTTGACGACGAGCAGGTCGCAGCCCTTGCGGCGGAGCTTGACGCGCCCGTTGGCGAGCACGTCGTCCGTCTCGGCGGCGAAGCCGACGACGACCTGGCCAGGCAGGGCGCGGTCGGCGGAGATCTCCGCGAGGATGTCGGGGTTGCGGACCAGCTCGATGGTGGGCGCGCCCCCGTCGTCGGTCTTCTTGATCTTGCCGGAGGCGTACGCGGCGGGGCGGAAATCGGCGACGGCCGCGGCCATCACCACCGCGTCGGCGTCGGCGGCGGCCTTGACGACGGCCTCGCGCAGCTGGACGGCGGTGCCGACCCGGACGAGGTCGACGCCGGCCGGGTCGGGCAGTCCGGTGTTGGCCTCGATCAGGGTGACCCGGGCACCCCGGGCGGCCGCGGCCTTGGCGAGGGCGTAGCCCTGCTTGCCGGAGGAGCGGTTGCCCAGGTAGCGAACCGGGTCGAGGGGCTCGCGGGTGCCTCCGGCGCTGACCACGACGTGGCGGCCGGCCAGGTCGGGGGCGGTGACCCCGCGCGCGAGGACGCGGCGGCAGACCTCGAAGATCTCGGCCGGGTCGGGCAGCCGGCCCTTGCCGGTGTCGACGCCGGTGAGCCGGCCGACGGCGGGCTCGATGACGACGGCGCCGCGGCGGCGCAGGGTGGCCACGTTCTCCTGGGTGGCCGGGTGCTCCCACATCTCGGTGTGCATGGCCGGGGCGAAGACGACCGGGCACCGGGCGGTGAGCAGCGTGTTGGTGAGCAGGTCGTCGGCGAGCCCGTGGGCCGCCTTGGCCAGCATGTCGGCGGTGGCGGGGGCGACCACGACGAGATCGGCGCCCTGGCCGATGCGCACGTGCGGGACCTCGTGGACCGAGTCCCACACCTCGGTGGAGACGGGGTGGCCGGAGAGGGCGGACCAGGTGGCCGCGCCCACGAAGTGCAGGGCGGACTCGGTCGGCACGACCCGGACGTCGTGTCCGGACTCGGTGAACCGGCGCAGCAGCTCGCACGCCTTGTACGCGGCGATCCCGCCGCTGACACCCAGGACCACCTTCGGCTTTGCCACGATGTGCCACTCCCCGCACTCGGATCCGCACACGGGCGCGTACGAATCGACTCGAATCGCCTCCAGGCGCCTCCGGACGCCTGGCTCCGGACGCCCGCCGCCGGACGTCGCCTCCCGACGCCTCCCGACGCCTCCCGACGCCTTCCGACGCCTTCCGACGCCTCCATGAGACACCACAGGCCCGGCGGTTGTTCCGCCGGGCCTGTGATCGCGGATTACTCCGCGTTTTCTGCTTTTCTCTGCTCTTCTCCGCGTATGTCCGCAGAGAAGACGCTCTACTGAGCCGGGCCCTCGATGGCCTCGGAGGTCAGCAGACCCGCATTGATCTCGCGCAGGGCGATCGAGAGCGGCTTCTCGTGCACGTGGGTGTCGACGAGCGGACCGACGTACTCGAGCAGGCCCTCGCCGAGCTGCGAGTAGTACGCGTTGATCTGGCGCGCGCGCTTGGCGGCGTAGATCACGAGGCTGTACTTGGAGTCCGTCGCCTCGAGCAGCTCGTCGATCGGCGGGTTGATGATGCCCTCGGGCGCGGTGATGGAAGAGGACACGCTCTACCTTCCGAAGATGGGGTTCTCTATCCGAAGACGGATAAAGGATCAGACAACGTTCATCAACGTTAGCAGCTCACGCGCGACGTCCTCGACCGAGGTGTTGACGAGCGTGGTGTCGAACTCGGCCTCGGCGGCCAGCTCGACCTTCGCCGCCTCCAGGCGGCGCTCGATCACCTCGGGCGACTCGGTGCCGCGGCCGGTGAGCCGGCGTACCAGCTCGTCCCAGCTCGGCGGAGCCAGGAAGACCAGCCGGGCCTCGTCCATGGACTCCTTGACCTGGCGGGCGCCCTGGAGGTCGATCTCCAGGAGCACCGGCTCGCCGGCCTCCAGCCGGTCGAGGACCGCACGGCGCGGGGTGCCGTAGCGGTTGCCCGCGAATTCGGCCCACTCCAGCAGCTCGCCGTTGGCGATCAGCTTGTCGAACTCGTCGTCCGTGACGAAGAAGTACTGGACACCGTGCTGCTCGCCGGGCCGGGGCTTCCGCGTCGTGGCCGACACCGAGAGCCAGACATCGGGGTGGACCTTGCGCATATGCGCGACGACCGTGCTCTTCCCGACCCCAGAGGGTCCGGAGAGCACGGTCAGCCGCGGACGTACTTCTGCTGCCATGCAGCGATTATTCCAGGGCTTCACCCCCGCTTGCGCCGGGGTGGAGACCATTTGTCGGATATGACCGAAAGGTCAGGCTCCGGTGCTGCCGAACTCGCGCTCCAGGGAGGCGATCTGGTTGGAGCCGAGACCGCGGACACGGCGGCTCTCTGAGATGCCGAGACGCTCCATGATCTGCTTGGCGCGGACCTTGCCCACGCCCGGCAGGGACTCGAGCAGCGCGGAGACCTTCATCTTGCCGATGACGTCGTTCTCCCGGCCCTGCTTGATGACCTCGTGCAGGGAGGCGCCGGAGTGCTTGAGTCGATTCTTGACCTCGGCCCGCTCCCGGCGAGCCGCGGCGGCCTTTTCGAGCGCGGCTGCGCGCTGTTCAGGGGTAAGGGGCGGAAGAGCCACGCCTACGTCACCTCGGATGTCGAACTGTCGGATACGGACCAGTGAGAAGCGGGGTGCCCCACACCAGCGGAGCAGCGAACAGCACAGGGAGTGCCGATCGCCGACTCTGCCCCGGAGACTAGCGGCCGAGGCCGCTCCAGTCAGCGAGAACAGACGAAAAGTCCTGGTCAGCATCGGCCGACCAGGACTTTTCGGGCATTTAACCCCAGTTTTGGGGCAACTTTTGTCAAGCGCCGGCACGGCCGCGGACACGCGGCCCCACCTGCGGATTGGCGCAAGAGGACCGAAAACGGCCGCGGGGGCGTGTCAGCCGCCGACGGCCTCGCGGATCTCGTTCGCGTAACGTTCCGCCGCGCCGCGCAGCGCACCCGCGTCGGGGCCCTCCTTGAGGACGGCCCGGCTGACGTTCGGGACGACGTTGCCCACGGCCGCGCCGAAGACCTTCGGCAGGTCGGCCGGGGTCGCGCCCTGGGCACCGATGCCGGGGGCGAGCAGCGGACCGTTGATGCCGAGGTCGAAGGCCGACAGATCGCCGAGCGTCGCCCCCACGACCGCGCCGAAGGAGCCCATCGGGGTCTCCCCCGCGTTCTCCTCGGCCAGGTGCGCCAGCATCGTCGCGCCGATGGTCCGCCGCTCCGGGTCGTCGGCGCGCACGGCGCGCTGGACCTCGGCGCCCTCCGGGTTGGAGGTGAGAGCCAGCACGAACAGGCCGGCGCCGGAGGCCCGGGCCAGGTCGACGGCCGGCTTCAGGGAGCCGTAGCCCAGGTACGGGGAGACGGTCAGCGCGTCGGAGAACAGCGGCGCGCCGGGGCGCAGGAAGGCCTCCGCGTAGGCGGCCATCGTGGAGCCGATGTCGCCGCGCTTGGCGTCCATGACGACCAGGCCGCCGGCCGTCCGCAGATCGGCGGTGGCGCGCTCCAGGACGGCCACGCCGCGCGAGCCGAAGCGCTCGAAGAACGCGGCCTGCGGCTTGAAGACGGCGACCGTGCCGGCCAGCGCCTCCACGACCGTGTACGTGAAGCGCTCCAGGCCCGCAATGTCGTCGGCCAGGCCCCAGGAGTCCAGCAGGGCGGCGTGCGGGTCGATGCCGACGCACAGCGGGCCGCGCTCGTCCATGGCCCGGCGCAGCCGGGTGCCGAAGGGTTCCAGGGTCACTTCGCTCGTCACTTCGCGCGTCACTTCGCGGCCTTTCCGGTACGGGTGCGGGTGTCGGCGCCGACGGCCTCGGCGAGGGTGGCGTACGGGGAGGCGGCGAGCCGCTCGGCGAGGCCCCGGTGGATGGCGCGGGCGTAGAACGGCCCCTCGTAGATGAAGGCGCTGAAGCCCTGGATCAGGGTGGCGCCCGCGAGGATCCGCTCCCAGGCGTCCTCGGCGTTCTCGATGCCGCCGACGCCGACGAGGACGATCCGGTCCCCCACGCGCGCGTAGAGGCGGCGCAGCACCTCCAGGGAGCGCTGCTTGACGGGCGCTCCGGACAGTCCGCCGGTCTCCCGGACCACGGCCGGGTCGGACTTCAGGCCCAGACCGTCGCGGGCGATGGTGGTGTTGGTGGCGATGATGCCGTCCAGGCCCAGTTCCAGGGCGAGGTCGGCGACCGCGTCCACGTCCTCGTCGGCGAGGTCGGGGGCGATCTTCACCAGGAGCGGCACGTGGCGGCCGGGCACCGAGCGGTCGGCGGCCTCGCGCACGGCCGTGAGCAGCGGGCGCAGCGACTCGGTGGCCTGGAGGTTGCGCAGGCCGGGGGTGTTCGGCGAGGAGACGTTGACGACCAGGTAGTCGGCGTGCCGGGCGAGCCGCTCGGTGGACTTCACGTAGTCGGCGGCGGCGTCGGCCTCGGGGACGACCTTGGTCTTGCCGATGTTGACGCCGACGACCGTCTTGAAGACGGGGCTGCGGGCGGCCAGGCGGGCGGCGACGGCGGCCGAGCCCTCGTTGTTGAAGCCCATGCGGTTGATCAGGGCGCGGTCCGGGACCAGCCGGAACATCCGCTTCTTGGGGTTGCCGGGCTGGGCCTCGCCGGTGACCGTGCCGATCTCGACGTGGTCGAAGCCGAGCATGGCCATGCCGTCGATGCCGACGGCGTTCTTGTCGAAGCCGGCCGCCAGGCCGAAGGGGCCGTGCATGCGCAGGCCCAGGGCCTCGGTGCGCAGCGCCTTATGGCGGGGGGCGAGGACGGCCGCGACGAAGGTGCGCAGGACCGGGACGCGGGCGGCGAGCCGGATCCAGCGGAAGGCCATGTGGTGGGCCTGCTCGGGGTCCATCCGCTTGAAGACCAGGTGGAAGAAGAGTTTGTACATCGTCCGGGTTATCCCTCGTGCGCTGGTACGGGGTGGGCGCTCATGGCGGGGCGGGAGCGGGGGCCGCTCATGAAGAGGGGGACACCGCGGGTCGTGCCGGTGTCCCCCCTCCTCGTACAGGGCCCTCAGGACCTCTCCAAGGCCCTAGTCGCGGGCCGCCGTCAGGTGCCGGGCGTGCTCCTGGAGCGAGCTGACGCTCACGTCGCCGCGGCCGAGGGCGTCGATGCCCTGGACGGCCGCCGCGAGGGCCTGGACCGTGGTCAGGCACGGCACGGAGCGGGCCACCGCGGCCGTACGGATGTCGTAGCCGTCGAGGCGGCCGCCGGTGCCGTACGGGGTGTTGACGATCAGGTCGACCTGGCCGTCGTGGATGAGCTGGACGATGGTCTTCTCGCCGTCCGGGCCCTCGCCCTCGGACTGCTTGCGCACGACCGTGGCGTTGATGCCGTTGCGCTTGAGCACCTCGGCGGTACCGGAGGTGGCCAGCAGCTCGAAGCCGTGGGCGACCAGCTCGCGGGCCGGGAAGATCATCGAGCGCTTGTCGCGGTTGGCGACCGAGATGAACGCGCGGCCCTTGGTGGGCAGCGGGCCGTAGGCGCCGGCCTGCGACTTGGCGTAGGCCGTGCCGAAGACCGAGTCGATGCCCATGACCTCGCCGGTGGAGCGCATCTCCGGGCCGAGGACGGTGTCCACGCCGCGGCCGTGGATGTCGCGGAAGCGGCTCCACGGCATCACGGCCTCCTTGACGGAGATCGGCGCGTCGAGCGGCAGGGTGCCGCCGTCGCCGTTCTTCGGCAGCAGGCCCTCGGCGCGCAGCTCGGCGATGGTGGCGCCGAGCGAGATGCGCGCGGCGGCCTTCGCGAGCGGCACCGCGGTCGCCTTCGAGGTGAAGGGGACGGTGCGCGAGGCGCGCGGGTTGGCCTCCAGGACGTACAGGATGTCGCCGGCCATCGCGAACTGGATATTGATCAGACCGCGCACGCCGACGCCCTTGGCGATGGCCTCGGTGGAGGCCCGCAGCCGCTTGATGTCGAAGCCGCCGAGGGTGATCGGGGGCAGCGCGCAGGCCGAGTCGCCGGAGTGGATGCCGGCTTCCTCGATGTGCTCCATGACGCCGCCGAGGTAGAGCTCCTCGCCGTCGTAGAGCGCGTCGACGTCGATCTCGATGGCGTCGTCGAGGAAGCGGTCCACCAGGACCGGGCGGGTCGGGGAGATCTCGGTGGACTCCTCGATGTACGACTCGAGGCGGGTCTCGTCGTAGACGATCTCCATGCCGCGGCCGCCGAGCACGTACGACGGGCGGACGAGCACCGGGTAGCCGATCTCGTCGGCGATGGCCTTGGCCTCGGCGAAGGTGGTGGCGGTGCCGTGCTTGGGGGCGGGCAGGCCCGCCTCGTCGAGCACCCGGCCGAAGGCGCCGCGGTCCTCGGCGGCGTGGATGGCCTCCGGGGAGGTGCCGACGACCGGCACGCCGTTGTCCTTGAGCGCCTGGGCGAGGCCGAGCGGGGTCTGGCCGCCGAGCTGGACGACGACACCGGCGATGGGGCCGGCCTGCGCCTCGGCGTGGACGATCTCCAGGACGTCCTCCAGGGTGAGCGGCTCGAAGTAGAGCCGGTCGGAGGTGTCGTAGTCGGTGGAGACGGTCTCCGGGTTGCAGTTGACCATCACGGTCTCGTAGCCCGCGTCGCTGAGCGCGAAGGAGGCGTGGACGCAGGAGTAGTCGAACTCGATGCCCTGGCCGATGCGGTTCGGGCCGGAGCCCAGGATGATCACCGCGGGCTTCTCGCGCTGCGCGACCTCGGTCTCCTCGTCGTACGAGGAGTAGAAGTACGGGGTCCTCGCGGCGAACTCGGCGGCGCAGGTGTCGACGGTCTTGTAGACGGGGCGGACGCCAAGGGCGTGCCGGACCTCGCGGACGACGTCCTCGCGCAGACCGCGGATCCCGGCGATCTGGGCGTCGGAGAAGCCGTGCCGCTTGGCCTCGGCGAGCAGCTCGGGGTCGAGCTTCTCGGCGGCGGCCAGCTCGTCGGCGATCTCCTTGATGAGGAAGAGCTGGTCGACGAACCACGGGTCGATCTTGGTGGCCTCGAAGACCTCCTCGGGCGTGGCGCCCGCGCGGATGGCCTCCATGACCGTGTTGATCCGGCCGTCGGTCGGGCGGACCGCCCGGGCGAGCAGCTCGGCCTTGTCACCGAGGTCACCGGGCTTGCCGGTGAAGTCGAACTGGCTGCCCTTCTTCTCCAGCGAGCGCAGGGCCTTCTGCAGGGCCTCGGTGAAGTTGCGGCCGATGGCCATGGCCTCGCCGACCGACTTCATGGTCGTCGTCAGCGTGGAGTCGGCGGACGGGAACTTCTCGAAGGCGAAGCGCGGGGCCTTGACGACGACGTAGTCGAGGGTCGGCTCGAAGGAGGCCGGGGTCTTCTCGGTGATGTCGTTCGGGATCTCGTCCAGCGTGTAGCCGACGGCGAGCCGGGCGGCGATCTTGGCGATCGGGAAGCCGGTGGCCTTGGAGGCGAGCGCGGAGGAGCGGGAGACGCGCGGGTTCATCTCGATGACGATGATGCGGCCGTCGTCCGGGTTCACCGCGAACTGGATGTTGCAGCCGCCGGTGTCGACGCCGACCTCGCGGATGATCGCGATGCCGATGTCGCGCAGGCGCTGGTACTCGCGGTCGGTGAGGGTCATCGCCGGGGCGACGGTGATCGAGTCACCGGTGTGCACGCCCATCGGGTCGAAGTTCTCGATGGAGCAGACGACCACGACGTTGTCGTTCTTGTCGCGCATCAGCTCCAGCTCGTACTCCTTCCAGCCGAGGATGGACTCCTCCAGGAGCACCTCGGTGGTCGGGGAGAGCGTGAGGCCCTGGCCGGCGATGCGGCGCAGCTCCTCCTCGTCGTGGGCGAAGCCGGAGCCGGCGCCGCCCATGGTGAAGGAGGGACGGACGACGACCGGGTAGCCGCCGAGCGTGTCGACGCCCGCGATGACCTCGTCCATGGTGTGGCAGATGACCGAGCGGGCGGACTCGCCGTAGCCGATCTTGGCCTTGACGGCCTCGACGACGCCCTTGAACAGGTCGCGGTCCTCGCCCTTGTGGATGGCCTCGACGTTGGCGCCGATCAGCTCGACGCCGTACTTCTCGAGGACGCCCTGCTCGTGCATGGAGATCGCGGTGTTGAGCGCGGTCTGGCCGCCGAGGGTGGGCAGGAGGGCGTCGGGGCGCTCCTTGGCGATGATCTTCTCGACGAACTCGGGGGTGATCGGCTCGACGTAGGTGGCGTCGGCGATCTCCGGGTCGGTCATGATCGTGGCCGGGTTGGAGTTGACCAGGATGACCCGCAGACCCTCGGACTTGAGGACGCGGCACGCCTGGGTGCCGGAGTAGTCGAACTCGGCGGCCTGTCCGATGACGATCGGGCCGGAGCCGATGACGAGGACGGACTGGATGTCGGTGCGCTTAGGCACGCTCGGCCTCCATGAGGGTCACGAAGCGGTCGAAGAGGTACGCGGCGTCGTGCGGGCCCGCGGCCGCCTCGGGGTGGTACTGGACGGAGAAGGCCGGCTGGTCGAGCAGCTGGAGGCCCTCCACGACGTTGTCGTTCAGGCACACGTGGGAGACCTCGGCGCGCCCGAAGGGGGTGTCGGAGACCTTGTCGAGGGGCGCGTCGACGGCGAAGCCGTGGTTGTGGGCGGTGACCTCGACCTTGCCGGTGGTGCGGTCCTGGACCGGCTGGTTGATGCCCCGGTGGCCGTACTTCAGCTTGTACGTGCCGAAGCCGAGGGCGCGGCCGAGGATCTGGTTGCCGAAGCAGATGCCGAAGAGCGGCGTCTTGCGGCGCAGGACCTCCTGCATGACGGCGACGGGGCCGTCGGCGGTCGCCGGGTCGCCCGGGCCGTTGGAGAAGAACACGCCGTCGGGGGCGACGGCGTAGACGTCCTCGGCGGTGGCGGTGGCGGGCAGCACGTGTACCTCGATGCCGCGCTCGGCCATCCGGTGCGGGGTCATGCCCTTGATGCCGAGGTCGACGGCGGCGACGGTGAACTTCTTCTCGCCGATCGCGGGGACGACGTACGGCTCCTTGGTGGCGACCTCGGCGGAGAGGTCGGCGCCGGCCATCTCGGGCGCCTGGCGCACCTCGGCGAGCAGGGTGCCCTCGTCGGGCAGCGCGCTGCCGGAGAAGATGCCGACGCGCATGGCGCCGCGCTCGCGCAGGTGGCGGGTGAGGGCGCGGGTGTCGATGCCCTGGATGCCGACGACCCCCTGGGTGCGCAGCTCCTCGTCGAGGGAGCGCTGGGCGCGCCAGTTGGAGGAGACGCGGGCGGGGTCGCGGACGACGTAGCCGGCCACCCAGATGCGGGCGGACTCGGGGTCCTCGTCGTTGACGCCGGTGTTGCCGACGTGCGGGGCGGTCATGACGACGACCTGCCGGTGGTACGACGGGTCGGTGAGGGTCTCCTGGTAGCCGGTCATGCCGGTGGAGAACACGGCCTCGCCGAAGGTCTCCCCCACGGCCCCGTAGGCGCGGCCGCGGAAGATGCGGCCGTCCTCCAGGACGAGTACGGCGGGAACCCTGGCGGTTCCCCGGGTGGAGGTCGTCATCGTGCGGTGCCTTCCGTCGTGCTTGCGTGCTGGTTCTGGTGGTGGGTGCTGCTCAGGGAGTTCACGGCCTCGACCCAGGCGGCGTGCTCGGCCGCGCGGTCGGCGCGGAAGCCGGAGTCGAGTTCCTTGCCGCCGTGCTCCCAGGTCACGATCAGCAGGCCGCCCTCGGTGAGGACCTTGCCGGCGATGCCCTTGTCGAGGCGGGCCTCGCGCAGGGCGGCGGCCGGGATGAGGAAGTCGTTCGCCCCGGGGCGTACGACGGCGATCCCGGCGTCCGTGAGGGTGAGCTCGGCGCGGCTGCGCAGGCCCAGGCCGTGGGCGACGATCCGGTCGAGCCACTGTCCGGCGGTGGTGGAGCCGTGGTAGCGGCCCCGCAGCGTGAGCCGCGCCTCACCGGGGTGGTCGGGGATCCCGGGCAGCGGCGGGAGGTCGGACTGGAGGCTGCCGCGCCACTTCCATCCCTGGCGCATCAGCCAGTAGACGAAGGTGATGAAGAGCAGCAGTCCGACGACCCAGCCGAGCCGTCCGGCCCAGTCGGTGACCTCGGCCGATTTCGGTTCGGCGGCCATGGTGGCGGCGGCCGCCTGGAGTACGTGTGGTGTCACGCCAGCTTCCCGTCGACGAGCGTTGCGCGGCCCCGCAGGAACGTGTGGGTGACGCGTCCCGGCAGCTCACGGCCCTCGTAGGGGGTGTTGCGGCTGCGCGAGGCGAAGTCGGCGGGGTCCACTTCACCACGGTATGCCGGATCGACCAGGGTCAGGTTCGCGGGCTCACCAGCCGAGACGGGTCGTCCGTGGCCGGCGGCCCGGCCGATGCGGGCGGGAGCGAAGGACATCCGGTCGGCGACGCCGGCCCAGTCGAGCAGTCCGGTCTCGACCATCGTCTGCTGGACCACGGACAGGGCGGTCTCCAGGCCGACCATGCCCATGGCGGCGGCGGCCCACTCGCAGTCCTTGTCCTCGTGCGGGTGCGGGGCGTGGTCGGTGGCGACGATGTCGATCGTGCCGTCGGCCAGGGCCTCGCGCAGCGCCGTGACGTCGCGCTCGGTGCGCAGCGGCGGGTTGACCTTGTAGACCGGGTCGTACGTGCGGACCAGCTCGTCCGTGAGGAGGAGGTGGTGCGGGGTGACCTCGGCGGTGACGTCGATGCCGCGGGACTTGGCCCAGCGGACGATCTCGACGGAGCCGGCGGTGGACAGGTGGCAGATGTGCACGCGGGAGCCGACGTGCTCGGCGAGCAGCACGTCGCGGGCGATGATCGACTCCTCGGCGACGGCCGGCCAGCCGCCGAGGCCGAGCTCGGCGGAGACGACGCCCTCGTTCATCTGGGCGCCCTCGGTGAGACGGGGCTCCTGGGCGTGCTGGGCGACGACACCACCGAACGCCTTCACGTACTCCAGGGCGCGGCGCATGATCACCGCGTCGTCGACGCACTTGCCGTCGTCCGAGAAGACGGTGACGCCGGCGGCGGAGTCGTGCATGGCGCCGAGCTCGGCGAGCTTCTTGCCCTCCAG contains the following coding sequences:
- a CDS encoding carbamoyl-phosphate synthase small chain (Carbamoyl-phosphate synthase small chain [Streptomyces fulvissimus DSM40593];~Carbamoyl-phosphate synthase small chain, CPSase domain; smart01097;~Small chain of the glutamine-dependent form of carbamoyl phosphate synthase, CPSase II; cd01744;~carbamoyl phosphate synthase small subunit; Reviewed;~catalytic site [active];~identified by MetaGeneAnnotator; putative;~subunit interface [polypeptide binding]); translated protein: MGETFGEAVFSTGMTGYQETLTDPSYHRQVVVMTAPHVGNTGVNDEDPESARIWVAGYVVRDPARVSSNWRAQRSLDEELRTQGVVGIQGIDTRALTRHLRERGAMRVGIFSGSALPDEGTLLAEVRQAPEMAGADLSAEVATKEPYVVPAIGEKKFTVAAVDLGIKGMTPHRMAERGIEVHVLPATATAEDVYAVAPDGVFFSNGPGDPATADGPVAVMQEVLRRKTPLFGICFGNQILGRALGFGTYKLKYGHRGINQPVQDRTTGKVEVTAHNHGFAVDAPLDKVSDTPFGRAEVSHVCLNDNVVEGLQLLDQPAFSVQYHPEAAAGPHDAAYLFDRFVTLMEAERA
- a CDS encoding dihydroorotase (Dihydroorotase (DHOase), subgroup IIa; DHOases catalyzethe reversible interconversion of carbamoyl aspartate to dihydroorotate, a key reaction in pyrimidine biosynthesis. This subgroup also contains proteins that lack the active site, like unc-33, a C; cd01317;~dihydroorotase [Streptomyces cattleya NRRL 8057 = DSM46488];~dihydroorotase; Validated; PRK09357;~identified by MetaGeneAnnotator; putative), whose product is MSKILIRGAKVLGGEVADVLIDGEIIAEIGTGLAADDAQVVEAEGQILLPGLVDLHTHLREPGREDSETVLTGTRAAASGGFTAVFAMANTHPVADSAGVVEQVYRLGKEAGYCDVQPIGAVTVGLEGKKLAELGAMHDSAAGVTVFSDDGKCVDDAVIMRRALEYVKAFGGVVAQHAQEPRLTEGAQMNEGVVSAELGLGGWPAVAEESIIARDVLLAEHVGSRVHICHLSTAGSVEIVRWAKSRGIDVTAEVTPHHLLLTDELVRTYDPVYKVNPPLRTERDVTALREALADGTIDIVATDHAPHPHEDKDCEWAAAAMGMVGLETALSVVQQTMVETGLLDWAGVADRMSFAPARIGRAAGHGRPVSAGEPANLTLVDPAYRGEVDPADFASRSRNTPYEGRELPGRVTHTFLRGRATLVDGKLA
- a CDS encoding CARB carbamoyl-phosphate synthase large chain (ATP-grasp domain; cl17255;~CARB Carbamoyl-phosphate synthase large chain [Streptomyces fulvissimus DSM40593];~Carbamoyl-phosphate synthase L chain, N-terminal domain; pfam00289;~Carbamoyl-phosphate synthetase large chain, oligomerisation domain; pfam02787;~IMP binding site;~Methylglyoxal synthase-like domain from type II glutamine-dependent carbamoyl phosphate synthetase (CSP). CSP, a CarA and CarB heterodimer, catalyzes the production of carbamoyl phosphate which is subsequently employed in the metabolic pathways...; cd01424;~carbamoyl phosphate synthase large subunit; Reviewed; PRK05294;~dimer interface [polypeptide binding];~identified by MetaGeneAnnotator; putative;~interdomain contacts;~partial ornithine binding site); translated protein: MPKRTDIQSVLVIGSGPIVIGQAAEFDYSGTQACRVLKSEGLRVILVNSNPATIMTDPEIADATYVEPITPEFVEKIIAKERPDALLPTLGGQTALNTAISMHEQGVLEKYGVELIGANVEAIHKGEDRDLFKGVVEAVKAKIGYGESARSVICHTMDEVIAGVDTLGGYPVVVRPSFTMGGAGSGFAHDEEELRRIAGQGLTLSPTTEVLLEESILGWKEYELELMRDKNDNVVVVCSIENFDPMGVHTGDSITVAPAMTLTDREYQRLRDIGIAIIREVGVDTGGCNIQFAVNPDDGRIIVIEMNPRVSRSSALASKATGFPIAKIAARLAVGYTLDEIPNDITEKTPASFEPTLDYVVVKAPRFAFEKFPSADSTLTTTMKSVGEAMAIGRNFTEALQKALRSLEKKGSQFDFTGKPGDLGDKAELLARAVRPTDGRINTVMEAIRAGATPEEVFEATKIDPWFVDQLFLIKEIADELAAAEKLDPELLAEAKRHGFSDAQIAGIRGLREDVVREVRHALGVRPVYKTVDTCAAEFAARTPYFYSSYDEETEVAQREKPAVIILGSGPNRIGQGIEFDYSCVHASFALSDAGYETVMVNCNPETVSTDYDTSDRLYFEPLTLEDVLEIVHAEAQAGPIAGVVVQLGGQTPLGLAQALKDNGVPVVGTSPEAIHAAEDRGAFGRVLDEAGLPAPKHGTATTFAEAKAIADEIGYPVLVRPSYVLGGRGMEIVYDETRLESYIEESTEISPTRPVLVDRFLDDAIEIDVDALYDGEELYLGGVMEHIEEAGIHSGDSACALPPITLGGFDIKRLRASTEAIAKGVGVRGLINIQFAMAGDILYVLEANPRASRTVPFTSKATAVPLAKAAARISLGATIAELRAEGLLPKNGDGGTLPLDAPISVKEAVMPWSRFRDIHGRGVDTVLGPEMRSTGEVMGIDSVFGTAYAKSQAGAYGPLPTKGRAFISVANRDKRSMIFPARELVAHGFELLATSGTAEVLKRNGINATVVRKQSEGEGPDGEKTIVQLIHDGQVDLIVNTPYGTGGRLDGYDIRTAAVARSVPCLTTVQALAAAVQGIDALGRGDVSVSSLQEHARHLTAARD
- a CDS encoding integral membrane protein (identified by MetaGeneAnnotator; putative;~integral membrane protein [Streptomyces sp. Mg1]), with the protein product MTPHVLQAAAATMAAEPKSAEVTDWAGRLGWVVGLLLFITFVYWLMRQGWKWRGSLQSDLPPLPGIPDHPGEARLTLRGRYHGSTTAGQWLDRIVAHGLGLRSRAELTLTDAGIAVVRPGANDFLIPAAALREARLDKGIAGKVLTEGGLLIVTWEHGGKELDSGFRADRAAEHAAWVEAVNSLSSTHHQNQHASTTEGTAR